A stretch of Cyanobacterium sp. HL-69 DNA encodes these proteins:
- the dndC gene encoding DNA sulfur modification protein DndC codes for MTTNNQIPLFPPRTIDELVADIDLLTSEIQELYCQDQVPWIIGYSGGKDSSCILQLIWRAIALLPPEKRRKTVHVITNDTFVENPIVSHWVRGCIDKINKSAQEQTMPFTAHLTHPATKDTFWVCLIGKGYPAPRQGFRWCTERMKIQPANQFIRETIRANGEVILVLGTRKAESTTRKRTMEKHEKGRFRARLSINSRLPNSYIYTPIEDWRTDEVWMYLLQWQNPWGGDNQDLFTMYRGATADNECPLVVDTSTPSCGDSRFGCWVCTMVSKDKSMEAMIQNDEEKEWLQPLLELRNELDIRDDRDKRDFRRIYGKVELFERNVDGETTVHNIPGPYLKQWREYWLTKVLEAQMSIRENAPPEFRDLDLISIAELSEIRRIWLEEKHEFDDSLPRIYEEVTGEEFNDPRIGAGNSLLGSEEWQTLEELCEGDTMHLELMTRLLDTERQYLTKVRRVGIYQALEKCFHTSSRSPEEAIANAEYIRDIKKTAQQGDVKALQQKLTWGKMKFSKSGNA; via the coding sequence ATGACTACTAACAACCAAATCCCCCTTTTTCCACCCCGCACCATCGATGAATTAGTAGCTGATATTGACCTACTAACCTCAGAAATTCAAGAATTATATTGTCAAGATCAAGTCCCTTGGATAATTGGATACAGTGGCGGTAAAGATAGTTCCTGTATTCTACAACTAATTTGGAGGGCGATCGCCCTTTTACCCCCCGAAAAAAGAAGAAAAACAGTTCATGTCATCACCAACGATACCTTTGTGGAAAATCCCATCGTTTCCCACTGGGTGAGGGGTTGTATCGATAAAATAAATAAATCTGCCCAAGAGCAAACCATGCCCTTCACGGCTCATCTTACCCATCCTGCCACCAAAGACACCTTTTGGGTATGTTTGATAGGGAAAGGCTACCCCGCCCCCCGTCAGGGCTTTCGCTGGTGTACTGAACGGATGAAAATTCAACCAGCTAATCAATTTATCCGTGAAACTATTCGAGCCAATGGGGAAGTAATCTTGGTGCTAGGTACTCGTAAAGCCGAAAGTACCACCAGAAAAAGAACCATGGAAAAACACGAGAAAGGTAGATTTAGAGCCAGATTAAGCATTAACTCCCGTTTACCCAACTCCTACATATATACCCCCATAGAAGATTGGCGCACCGATGAAGTGTGGATGTATTTACTACAATGGCAAAATCCTTGGGGCGGAGATAATCAAGACTTATTTACCATGTATCGGGGGGCTACCGCTGATAATGAATGTCCTTTGGTGGTGGATACGTCAACCCCTAGTTGTGGGGATTCTCGGTTTGGTTGTTGGGTATGTACCATGGTAAGCAAAGATAAATCCATGGAAGCGATGATTCAAAATGATGAAGAGAAAGAATGGTTACAACCCTTGCTAGAGTTGAGAAACGAGTTAGATATTCGGGATGATCGAGATAAAAGAGATTTTCGGCGTATTTACGGTAAGGTAGAACTTTTTGAGCGTAATGTGGATGGCGAAACCACCGTGCATAATATTCCAGGCCCATATCTCAAGCAGTGGCGAGAATATTGGTTAACAAAGGTATTAGAAGCCCAAATGAGTATTAGGGAAAACGCCCCCCCAGAGTTTCGGGATTTAGATTTAATTTCCATTGCCGAGTTGAGCGAGATTAGAAGAATTTGGCTGGAGGAAAAACATGAATTTGATGATAGTTTACCCCGCATCTATGAAGAGGTGACAGGGGAAGAATTTAATGATCCTCGCATTGGGGCAGGTAATTCCTTATTAGGTTCGGAGGAATGGCAAACCCTAGAGGAGTTGTGTGAGGGAGACACCATGCACCTAGAGTTGATGACTCGTTTATTGGATACCGAAAGACAGTATTTGACAAAGGTTCGTCGGGTGGGTATTTATCAAGCCCTTGAAAAGTGTTTTCATACTAGCTCTCGTTCTCCCGAAGAGGCGATCGCCAATGCGGAATATATCAGAGATATTAAAAAAACAGCCCAACAAGGGGACGTGAAAGCATTACAACAAAAACTAACATGGGGCAAAATGAAGTTTAGTAAGAGTGGCAATGCCTAA
- the cheW gene encoding chemotaxis signal relay system purine-binding protiein CheW → MNLANLSSPESNTVVVNKIKLLSFPIGKLNAALHIDVVQKVVNFATVYGSGLNHYGIATIEGEEITVIDLHKKFFNTPSIFEGEDKKYLLLAENSTGERFGIIVTNTPSLYDIAIKDIRALPPSYRQVDTFKIASHVTMVTEEEQQKTIFILDPDELIAPINTKK, encoded by the coding sequence ATGAATCTTGCCAACTTATCTTCTCCCGAATCTAATACTGTTGTTGTTAACAAAATCAAACTGCTCAGTTTTCCCATCGGCAAACTAAACGCAGCCCTTCACATAGATGTAGTGCAGAAGGTAGTTAATTTCGCCACTGTCTATGGTAGTGGATTGAATCACTATGGCATAGCAACCATAGAGGGAGAAGAAATAACCGTAATTGATTTACACAAAAAGTTTTTTAATACCCCAAGTATCTTTGAAGGAGAGGACAAGAAATATTTACTCCTTGCCGAAAATAGTACAGGGGAAAGATTCGGCATCATTGTTACTAATACCCCTAGTTTATATGATATTGCCATTAAGGATATACGAGCATTACCCCCATCCTATCGTCAGGTTGACACTTTTAAAATAGCTTCCCATGTGACAATGGTGACCGAAGAGGAACAACAAAAGACGATCTTTATTTTAGATCCCGATGAATTAATTGCTCCTATTAATACCAAAAAATAA
- the rpmE gene encoding LSU ribosomal protein L31 RpmE: MPKAGIHPEWYPDAKVICNGEVVMHIGSTKPEINVEVWSGNHPFYTGTQKIIDAEGRVDRFLRKYGMLSGNQAQETKTEETK; encoded by the coding sequence ATGCCTAAAGCTGGAATTCATCCCGAATGGTACCCCGATGCCAAAGTAATTTGTAACGGTGAAGTGGTTATGCACATCGGTTCTACTAAGCCTGAAATTAACGTTGAGGTTTGGTCTGGAAACCATCCTTTTTATACTGGAACCCAAAAAATTATTGACGCGGAAGGACGTGTGGATCGTTTCTTACGTAAATATGGTATGCTCTCTGGCAACCAAGCTCAAGAGACTAAAACCGAAGAAACTAAATAG
- the rpsI gene encoding SSU ribosomal protein S9 RpsI: MSDKVVYLGTGRRKASVARVRLIPGSGAVTVNGQDATNYFQQIQGYIQAVKAPLETLGLENEYDVLVNAHGGGLTGQSDAVKLGVARALCELDPENRQPLKAEGYLTRDPRAKERKKYGLRKARKAPQFSKR; the protein is encoded by the coding sequence ATGTCTGATAAAGTAGTTTACTTAGGAACTGGTCGCCGTAAGGCTTCTGTTGCCCGTGTTCGCTTAATTCCAGGCTCTGGAGCCGTTACCGTTAATGGTCAAGATGCCACCAACTATTTCCAACAAATTCAAGGTTATATTCAGGCAGTTAAAGCTCCCCTCGAAACCCTTGGTTTAGAAAATGAATATGATGTTTTGGTTAATGCCCATGGTGGTGGTTTAACAGGTCAATCCGACGCCGTTAAACTAGGGGTAGCTAGAGCACTGTGTGAACTTGACCCTGAAAATCGTCAGCCTCTCAAGGCCGAAGGTTATTTAACCAGAGATCCCCGTGCTAAAGAGCGTAAAAAATACGGTTTACGTAAAGCTCGTAAAGCTCCTCAATTCTCTAAACGTTAA
- the rplM gene encoding LSU ribosomal protein L13 RplM translates to MNKTTVPKIEDIEQKWFVVDAENQRLGRLATEIANVLRGKNNPNFTPHLDTGDFVIVVNAEKIVVTGNKSSQKLYRRHSGRPGGMKTETFEKLQNRIPERIIEVAVKGMLPKNSLGRSLFTKLKVYTGPNHPHQAQQPEVLNIQTIPAGGK, encoded by the coding sequence ATGAATAAAACAACAGTACCCAAAATAGAAGACATCGAACAAAAGTGGTTCGTTGTCGATGCCGAAAATCAACGTCTAGGTCGTTTAGCCACCGAAATCGCTAACGTTTTAAGAGGCAAAAACAACCCCAACTTTACCCCTCACCTAGACACTGGAGACTTCGTTATTGTAGTTAACGCCGAGAAAATCGTTGTCACAGGTAACAAAAGCTCTCAGAAATTATACCGTCGTCACTCCGGCCGCCCCGGTGGTATGAAAACCGAAACCTTTGAAAAACTACAGAACCGTATTCCTGAAAGAATTATCGAAGTTGCTGTAAAAGGGATGCTCCCTAAAAATAGCTTAGGACGTAGCCTCTTTACCAAACTAAAAGTTTATACTGGTCCTAATCATCCCCATCAGGCACAACAGCCCGAAGTATTAAATATCCAAACCATTCCCGCAGGAGGTAAATAA